The Lachnospiraceae bacterium KM106-2 nucleotide sequence CAATTAAATTATTTTCAAAATACAGTAATGGTTTTTCACAAGACTCGCCAACTGCTTTTAATGCAGCAAAATGAATAACCGCATCAATTTTCTCTCTCTTAAATACCTCATCTAATGCATTATAATCTTTTAAGTCCACATGATAGAAAATAGATTTCTTACCAGTAATCTTTTCAACTCTTCTTAGTGATTCTTGACTAGAATTCACCATATTATCAACAACAACTACTTCATATCCTGCATTTAATAATTCAATATTTGTGTGACTTGCAATAAAACCCAAGCCACCTGTAACTAAAATTTTCATATTACCCTCCTAGCAAGTTATTTCAGTTCCTCTTCTATACTTTTAATATTTTTTTCCACCAAATGATCCTTAATACTAATATTCTGTGTTAAGGTTCTTAAACGATCTTCTAATTGAGAAATGCGAATAGACATCAAAAATACCTTTAATAATAATATAAAGATCATGGATAAAAATACGAAGTTAACTGGTTCCCCAATTCCAACTAATTTAGTCATCATAGCCGGAATCTGTGGAAAAATACTAATAACAACCAATACGAATGAGATTAATATCCAAAAAAGCGAATCTTCAATCATCATTTGAGCTTTCCGAATTTTTTTCAGAACATATGCACATGTTAACATTGAAACGACAATTAATACTACTCTTAATACTGTAGACACTGTTATACCCTCCTCTTTCTAAATCTTTGAATAAACACAATTGAGGAGCACATACGTATCATATACCAAATAGATCGTTTGAGATTTAAATAGCTCTCACCTGCAACTCGATCTAACATTTCAACTTGTACCTCACGTACCTTTACACCACAACGCATTAAATAGGAAATGGTATCTGGCTCTGGTCCATAATTCATAGTATACGCAAACTCTCTTAACACTCTTCTATTTAGTAAACGCATTCCTGAAGTTGGATCCTTCATTGTTCTTCCAGTTGTCAGACGAATTGCTGCTTGAATGATATTGCTGCCTAACATTCTCATACTCTTTGGCTTCTTATCAGTTACAAAACGTGAACCAATAACAATATCAGCACTCTCCTCTTCCATTACTTGAAGCATTTCTGCAATATATTGTGGCTGATGCTGACCGTCCCCATCAAATTGAAGAGCTGCATCATATCCATGCTCATAGGCATAACGTATTCCAGCTTGAAATCCACCTGCTAAACCTAAATTAATCGGTAAATCTAAAAAATTATAGTTATTATCTCGACATATATTTGCTGTATTATCTTTTGAACCATCATTTACAACCAAATAATCATACTGCGGATAATTGTCTATTAAATTATTTACTACGCGTTCAATGTTTTCCTCTTCATTATACGCAGGAATAATAATTAGTAGTTTCATCATACTCATCCTAACTTTGTAAAATTTTATCGTCCCATACAGATTCTATCATAATTAGTACCAAACAACAATAATGCTTAATATTTTCTTATTCTCGCAATTATAAATTATTTGATTCTTCTGATTTTGAATATATTCGACTTATTTTTTTAGCAATCCATTTCGGCCAAAACTTGCAGAACATTTCATAGTCCTCATTTGTTCTTTGATTATCTCCAATAATCTCTGACGTCGTTGATTCTTCATGAATTCGATGATACATAAGAATCTGATTGGAATATATCAGTTTTCCTTTCAGACGTGTCATCATTTCCCATGCTTCCCAGTCAATATTACTTAAGTATCCTGCATGAAACACTACTTCTGGAAGATTCTCTCTTACATACGTAACAGATGGGCAGCAAATTGGATTACCTAGTGATAAAATTCTTCGATGTATAAATTTCAAATTACGAATTCCAGGTAACTTCATTGGTATCAGCAACATTCGTTTTATCTTTAATAACTTATTTTCATTGATCTTATTTCCGTTTCGAAGTTCGCCATAATCTGTAAAGCATATTAACGGATTGGATGCTTTCTCTAATCGCTGAATTACCTGTCTAGCATAGTCCTTCTCATATAAATCATCTTGATGTGCAATTGTTACATATTTTGATTCTGCATGCGCGTATGCAAAGTTCCAATCGTTGGCAATGCCCCCATTTCCCTCATTACTGAATAACGGTATGTTATACTTCTGAGCTAATCCTTCAATTAATGCATTCGGCGTTGACGTAATCATAATAATATTACTTTCAGTTGTTTGATTTTTTAATGATAAGATACACTCTTCTAGATATTCGCTTTCTTTATAAGCACATATTGCAAATGTATGCTTTCTATCTTGCTCTATCATAACTTCCTCCTAAGCAACTCTACTACAATTTTCCCATTAAAAATATTACTCTTACTAATATTTCATCTGGTAACGATTGTCTGAACTTTTTACCATAAAATACTTTTCTAATTGCTTTGGTAAAATGATAACTATTAGCTCCAAATAATGCTAACATTTTCTGATCTTCTAGCTTTAACTGATTTCCATAAATTCGCTGATATTCACGAATTTGCTCTCGAACCTTATTGAAATAATCATCTTTAAAAAACTTTTTAAACCGCCATACTTGAAGCTTAAAAAAACTCATTCCACCAGGGCTAACATTATTATCATGACGACGATATTTAACCGTATATCTGGTATCATAGATTACTTCTCCCATACCAGTACAAATCATGTAACTCCACCAGTCATGGCCACAACAAAATTTTGGCATATCTTTAATAATCATATCTCTCGTACATTTATTAATAAC carries:
- a CDS encoding DNA for glycosyltransferase, coding for MIEDSLFWILISFVLVVISIFPQIPAMMTKLVGIGEPVNFVFLSMIFILLLKVFLMSIRISQLEDRLRTLTQNISIKDHLVEKNIKSIEEELK
- a CDS encoding glycosyltransferase; translated protein: MKLLIIIPAYNEEENIERVVNNLIDNYPQYDYLVVNDGSKDNTANICRDNNYNFLDLPINLGLAGGFQAGIRYAYEHGYDAALQFDGDGQHQPQYIAEMLQVMEEESADIVIGSRFVTDKKPKSMRMLGSNIIQAAIRLTTGRTMKDPTSGMRLLNRRVLREFAYTMNYGPEPDTISYLMRCGVKVREVQVEMLDRVAGESYLNLKRSIWYMIRMCSSIVFIQRFRKRRV